A section of the Maylandia zebra isolate NMK-2024a linkage group LG8, Mzebra_GT3a, whole genome shotgun sequence genome encodes:
- the LOC101467004 gene encoding regulator of G-protein signaling 9, translated as MTIRNVLRDHGQRYRPRMACLKKAEKVVLEMQDPTTGVKLQPQRLVITTIPHAITGEDIVVWLADRFQIDAQEARSFGSMLVALGYIYPIQDHKRLVVKPDASLYRFQTPYFWPTQQWPVEDTDYAIYLAKRNIRKKGILELHEQEQYNHLHKWMNHKWDFIVMQAKEQYRAAKERKKPDRVVFDCQERAYWVVHRPPPGTVSAMDYGLERLIDPNAHEAKTPDDYERIMIFIQQSIMRPRVKSSVSIGALVKYCATYKGHDPFLSKCLPSNPWLTDDVTYWALNMPNVEIPTKMRVERWTFSFGELLSDPRGRDDFRLFLKKEFSGENLAFWEGCEDLKWGTAATMKEKAEQIYKTFLARGAPRWINIDGKTMEITVKGLKHPHRYVLDAAQTHIYMLMKKDSYGRYLKSPVFKETTKKAVCPEEHKFSDSQLEQNARNRRPSLSPIIIRQQEQEQKAKMAASAPVDITQVMSKLSQQGKEAPPRRTSVKND; from the exons GCGGAGAAGGTGGTCCTCGAGATGCAGGACCCCACAACGGGAGTGAAGCTACAGCCTCAGAGACTGGTTATCACCACAATACCACATGCTATTACTG GTGAAGACATAGTTGTGTGGTTAGCAGACAGATTCCAAATCGATGCACAAG AGGCGAGGAGTTTTGGCTCCATGCTGGTGGCGTTAGGATACATCTACCCTATACAAGACCACAAGCGTTTAGTGGTCAAACCAGATGCATCCCTGTATCGCTTCCAg ACACCATATTTCTGGCCCACACAGCAGTGGCCTGTTGAGGATACAGATTATG CAATCTACCTGGCAAAGAGAAACATACGTAAGAAAGGAATCTTGGAGCTGCACGAACAG GAGCAGTACAACCATCTTCACAAGTGGATGAATCATAAATGGGATTTTATAGTGATGCAAGCTAAAGAGCAGTATAG AGCTgcgaaggagagaaagaaaccGGACCGTGTGGTGTTTGACTGTCAGGAAAGAGCCTACTGGGTGGTTCATAGACCTCCG CCAGGGACTGTGAGTGCCATGGACTATGGACTGGAAAGACTAATAGATCCAAATGCACACGAG GCAAAAACACCCGATGACTACGAGAGGATC ATGATTTTCATCCAGCAGTCCATCATGCGTCCCAGAGTGAAATCATCAGTGTCCATTGGCGC GTTGGTGAAATACTGCGCCACTTATAAAGGCCACGACCCTTTTCTGTCCAAGTGTCTTCCCAGCAACCCCTGGCTCACTGATGACGTCACATACTGGGCTTTGAATATGCCCAA TGTGGAAATACCCACTAAAATGCGTGTGGAGAGGTGGACGTTCAGCTTTGGAGAGCTCCTTTCAGACCCTCGAGGACGAGATGACTTCAGACTGTTCCTAAAGAAAGAGTTCAGCG GTGAGAACTTGGCATTCTGGGAAGGTTGTGAGGATCTGAAGTGGGGCACTGCTGCGACAATGAAAGAGAAAGCAGAGCAGATCTACAA GACTTTCCTGGCACGCGGTGCTCCACGATGGATCAACATCGATGGAAAGACGATGGAAATCACAGTGAAAGGTCTGAAACACCCACACAGATACGTCCTGGATGCAGCCCAGACTCACATCTACATGCTCATGAAGAAG gACTCATATGGCCGATACCTAAAATCTCCAGTGTTTAAGGAAACAACGAAGAAGGCCGTATGTCCCGAGGAACACAAGTTCAG TGACTCCCAGTTGGAGCAAAATGCAAGAAACAGACGGCCCAGTCTCAGTCCCATCATCATCCGGCAACAGGAGCAGGAGCAAAAGGCCAAGATGGCCGCCAGTGCCCCTGTTGACATCACACAGGTCATGAGCAAACTCAGCCAACAGGGCAAAGAGGCGCCTCCTCGTCGCACCTCAGTTAAAAATGACTAA